One region of Gossypium raimondii isolate GPD5lz chromosome 6, ASM2569854v1, whole genome shotgun sequence genomic DNA includes:
- the LOC105774608 gene encoding uncharacterized protein LOC105774608: MADVIYHAMSFVDLQFPNGQLTYVSYEGLTTSAFLPLCGGLLQAQGQYPGEMRYSFSCKNKWGTRITPMVLWPNKSFALGLSQALAWKRSGLMMKLSIQFRARRSKWNGNVGNSGIVVRVDTPLSSVGRPSFSVQINNVIEF; this comes from the exons ATGGCAGATGTGATCTACCATGCTAtg TCATTTGTAGATTTGCAATTTCCAAATGGACAGTTGACCTACGTATCTTATGAGGGGCTGACAACAAGTGCTTTCCTTCCTCTTTGTGGGGGCCTTCTTCAGGCTCAGGGCCAATACCCAGGGGAAATGAGATATAGTTTCTCATGCAAG AATAAATGGGGAACTCGTATCACACCTATGGTTCTATGGCCTAACAAATCATTTGCACTGGGTCTTTCACAAGCCTTGGCTTGGAAGCGGTCTGGGCTCATGATGAAGCTATCCATTCAATTTAG AGCTCGGCGTTCTAAGTGGAACGGAAATGTTGGGAACTCGGGGATAGTAGTAAGAGTTGACACGCCGCTGTCCAGTGTGGGACGTCCATCCTTTTCTGTTCAGATAAACAACgtaattgaattttga
- the LOC105773755 gene encoding uncharacterized protein LOC105773755 — MPSGAKKRKAAKKKKEQAANNINPSTNNNPLGNDDPRSQDERDSDGGDAGSPASHDGHSHQHSFGQGGDEERSQSHLTEKSVEEAAKDAKSTERSGLDDVDVKIVKEWEPNKDLESTHVSIQHVDHDKSSSTSSNSSSDDESQAFEKKSNEETCNLGSDAASYSTEDKSATVLSEEVLTVAENNTLKNADSNSAVETVAVDNLVKNMSLVPEEVEFSAKSSVPDVVESGMKENEEKLLPSSNGASGVELEGVERKNFPSSGIPTAETSNVAEKNHASGPHGYPKKQPLVAPTPPPVRRTSWLSCCGLFEVFTGSGR; from the exons ATGCCATCAGGTGCTAAGAAGAGAAAAGCTgccaagaaaaagaaagagcaaGCAGCCAACAACATCAATCCTTCGACTAACAACAACCCACTTG GAAACGATGATCCGAGAAGCCAAGATGAAAGGGACAGTGATGGCGGTGATGCTGGTTCCCCTGCATCTCATGATGGCCACAGTCACCAGCATTCATTTGGTCAGGGCGGAGATGAAGAGAGATCACAATCACATCTAACTGAGAAGTCTGTGGAAGAAGCCGCTAAAGATGCAAAGAGCACCGAGAGATCGGGATTGGATGATGTTgatgttaaaattgtaaaagagtgGGAACCAAACAAGGATCTTGAGAGCACACATGTTTCAATTCAGCATGTTGATCATGATAAGAGCTCTAGTACCAGCAGCAACAGTAGTTCAGATGACGAATCTCAAGCCTTTGAGAAGAAGTCAAATGAAGAAACCTGTAATCTTGGTTCTGATGCGGCCTCGTATAGTACCGAGGATAAGTCAGCTACTGTTTTGTCTGAAGAAGTTCTGACGGTTGCTGAAAATAACACACTTAAGAATGCTGATAGTAATTCTGCAGTGGAGACTGTTGCTGTTGACAATTTGGTAAAGAACATGTCACTTGTGCCAGAGGAGGTGGAATTTTCTGCAAAGAGTTCAGTACCTGATGTGGTTGAATCAGGGATGAAGGAGAATGAAGAGAAATTATTGCCTTCATCAAATGGGGCTTCAGGGGTTGAATTGGAAGGAGTTGAACGAAAAAATTTCCCATCCTCCGGTATTCCTACTGCTGAAACTAGCAATGTTGCTGAAAAAAACCATGCATCCGGGCCCCATGGTTATCCTAAAAAGCAG CCTCTTGTTGCTCCTACTCCACCACCAGTGCGAAGAACCTCATGGTTAAGTTGCTGCGGATTGTTTGAAGTTTTTACTGGTTCTGGGAGATAA